The following proteins come from a genomic window of Streptomyces sp. GS7:
- a CDS encoding adenylosuccinate synthase translates to MPALVLLGAQWGDEGKGKATDLLGGSVDYVVRYQGGNNAGHTVVVGDQKYALHLLPSGILSPGCTPVIGNGVVVDPAVLLSELSGLNERGVDTSKLLISGNAHLITPYNITVDKVTERFLGKRKIGTTGRGIGPTYADKINRTGIRVQDLYDESILVQKVEAALDVKNQLLTKLYNRRAIEAGQVVEELLGYADQIKGYVADTTLILNDALDNDKVVLFEGGQGTLLDIDHGTYPFVTSSNPTAGGACTGAGVGPTKISRVIGILKAYTTRVGAGPFPTELFDEDGEALRRIGGERGVTTGRDRRCGWFDAVIARYATRVNGLTDFFLTKLDVLTGWEQIPVCVAYEIDGRRVEELPYSQTDFHHAKPVYEMLPGWSEDITQAKTFSDLPKNAQAYVKALEEMSGAPISAIGVGPGRDETIEINSFLS, encoded by the coding sequence GTGCCCGCACTTGTGCTGCTCGGTGCTCAGTGGGGTGATGAAGGCAAGGGAAAGGCCACCGATCTGCTCGGTGGGTCCGTGGACTACGTGGTGCGCTACCAGGGCGGCAACAACGCCGGCCACACGGTCGTCGTCGGCGACCAGAAGTACGCACTGCACCTCCTCCCTTCCGGAATCCTCTCGCCGGGGTGCACCCCGGTCATCGGCAACGGTGTCGTCGTCGACCCCGCGGTCCTGCTCTCCGAGCTGAGCGGACTCAACGAGCGCGGCGTCGACACGTCCAAGCTGCTGATCAGCGGTAACGCGCATCTGATCACGCCGTACAACATCACCGTCGACAAGGTGACGGAACGCTTCCTCGGAAAGCGGAAGATCGGCACCACCGGGCGCGGCATCGGCCCGACCTACGCCGACAAGATCAACCGCACCGGCATCCGGGTCCAGGACCTCTACGACGAGTCGATCCTGGTCCAGAAGGTCGAGGCGGCGCTCGACGTCAAGAACCAGCTGCTCACCAAGCTCTACAACCGCCGCGCCATCGAGGCCGGCCAGGTCGTCGAGGAGCTGCTGGGCTACGCCGACCAGATCAAGGGCTATGTCGCCGACACCACCCTGATCCTCAACGACGCCCTGGACAACGACAAGGTCGTGCTCTTCGAGGGCGGGCAGGGCACCCTGCTCGACATCGATCACGGCACGTACCCCTTCGTGACGTCCTCGAACCCGACCGCGGGCGGTGCCTGCACCGGCGCGGGTGTCGGCCCGACCAAGATCAGCCGGGTCATCGGCATCCTCAAGGCGTACACCACCCGCGTCGGCGCCGGCCCGTTCCCGACCGAGCTGTTCGACGAGGACGGCGAGGCGCTGCGCCGGATCGGCGGCGAGCGCGGTGTCACCACCGGCCGTGACCGCCGCTGCGGCTGGTTCGACGCGGTCATCGCCCGCTACGCGACCCGGGTCAACGGCCTGACGGACTTCTTCCTCACCAAGCTCGACGTCCTCACCGGCTGGGAGCAGATCCCGGTCTGCGTGGCCTACGAGATCGACGGCAGGCGCGTCGAGGAACTGCCCTACAGCCAGACCGACTTCCACCACGCGAAGCCGGTCTACGAGATGCTGCCGGGCTGGTCCGAGGACATCACCCAGGCGAAGACCTTCTCCGACCTGCCGAAGAACGCCCAGGCGTACGTCAAGGCGCTGGAGGAGATGTCCGGCGCCCCGATCTCCGCGATCGGTGTGGGCCCGGGCCGGGACGAGACCATCGAGATCAACTCCTTCCTGTCGTAA
- a CDS encoding serine/threonine-protein kinase, producing the protein MEQQGRSGRAGRSGGLTPLGAQDPQWIGDYRLIGRLGEGGMGRVFLARSDRGRTVAVKLVRAELAHQEEFRARFRREVRAAQQVGGEWTAPVLDADTEAETPWLATGYIAGPSLQQVVGGGAPLPERTVRILAAGLARALRSVHAAGIIHRDLKPSNILITIDGPRVIDFGIARALEGVAASGVTHTGAAVGSPGFMAPEQVRGTPLTPACDVFCLGSVLVYAATGRQPFGSDTTLPHAMMYRIAEEEPDLTGLPDGLYDLVTACLAKDPARRPAPGDLAARAEEGLPAAGAADDEPWLPGALIARLGRHAVELLDAENPHDGPDRTPTPPTAVRPHGTSAADPAAGPPATVAPSAAPAHRRRTRRTRRTRRTRRTLLAAAALVLAGAGAATAYALLGGSDGSAVATEKAPARTTAPDGGIPAGYLGVWSTTVGDSALDVRRFTLVQGKPGETVLRMAATGPTYDCRFAATLKSAGPPVRLGPSTVVSGPPDTCRPGSPSTLELIGGQLRRTFDKAGGLAPLLYTKTG; encoded by the coding sequence ATGGAACAGCAGGGGCGTTCGGGACGGGCGGGCCGGTCCGGAGGGCTGACTCCGCTGGGCGCGCAGGATCCCCAGTGGATCGGGGACTACCGCCTGATCGGACGGCTCGGCGAGGGCGGCATGGGCCGGGTGTTCCTGGCCCGTTCGGACCGCGGCCGGACCGTCGCCGTCAAGCTGGTGCGTGCGGAACTGGCCCACCAGGAGGAGTTCCGGGCCCGCTTCCGGCGCGAGGTACGGGCCGCCCAGCAGGTCGGCGGGGAGTGGACCGCTCCCGTACTGGACGCGGACACCGAGGCCGAGACCCCCTGGCTCGCCACCGGGTACATCGCCGGCCCCTCCCTCCAGCAGGTCGTCGGCGGGGGCGCACCGCTGCCGGAGCGCACGGTGCGGATCCTGGCCGCCGGGCTGGCCCGCGCGCTGCGGTCGGTGCACGCCGCCGGGATCATCCACCGCGACCTCAAGCCGTCCAACATCCTGATCACCATCGACGGCCCGCGGGTCATCGACTTCGGCATCGCGCGGGCGCTGGAGGGGGTGGCCGCGAGCGGGGTGACGCATACGGGGGCGGCGGTGGGCTCGCCCGGCTTCATGGCCCCCGAGCAGGTCCGCGGTACACCGCTCACCCCGGCCTGCGACGTCTTCTGCCTCGGCTCGGTGCTGGTGTACGCGGCCACCGGCCGCCAGCCGTTCGGCTCCGACACGACCCTGCCGCACGCGATGATGTACCGCATCGCCGAAGAGGAACCGGACCTGACCGGCCTCCCCGACGGGCTGTACGACCTGGTCACCGCCTGCCTGGCGAAGGACCCGGCCCGGCGCCCCGCGCCCGGGGACCTGGCGGCGCGGGCCGAGGAGGGCCTGCCCGCCGCCGGGGCGGCCGACGACGAACCGTGGCTCCCGGGCGCGCTGATCGCCCGCCTGGGGCGGCATGCGGTGGAGCTGCTGGACGCGGAGAACCCGCACGACGGCCCGGACCGCACGCCCACCCCGCCGACCGCCGTCCGGCCGCACGGGACATCCGCCGCGGACCCGGCCGCCGGGCCGCCCGCCACCGTGGCGCCGTCGGCCGCCCCGGCGCACCGCCGCCGCACCCGTCGGACCCGCCGCACGCGCCGCACCCGCCGGACGCTGCTGGCCGCGGCCGCGCTGGTGCTGGCCGGAGCGGGCGCCGCCACCGCGTACGCGCTGCTGGGCGGGTCGGACGGCAGCGCCGTCGCCACCGAGAAGGCCCCGGCCCGGACCACCGCGCCGGACGGCGGCATTCCGGCCGGCTATCTGGGCGTCTGGTCGACGACGGTGGGCGACTCCGCGCTGGACGTCCGCCGCTTCACCCTCGTCCAGGGCAAGCCGGGGGAGACCGTGCTCCGGATGGCTGCCACCGGGCCCACGTACGACTGCCGGTTCGCGGCCACCCTCAAGAGCGCCGGTCCGCCGGTGCGGCTCGGCCCGTCCACCGTGGTCTCCGGCCCGCCCGACACCTGCCGCCCCGGCTCCCCCAGCACCCTGGAGCTGATCGGCGGCCAGCTGCGGCGCACCTTCGACAAGGCGGGCGGCCTGGCGCCGCTGCTGTACACGAAAACGGGGTGA
- a CDS encoding polyphosphate polymerase domain-containing protein, with product MIPAVRAIARAAMAARPVPLAEVQARAELLARYSSTYLVPVEVFAAFAAELTDRRRPGGPFAVLCINGRRWFRYHSLYYDTPDLRSFHDHRQRNRLRFKIRERLYADTGERQFEIKLKGRHGETVKHRQPLMPGAAALGDAPRGFLASVLDRTYGIQAPTQLGRSLETDYQRTTFVADGQRVTCDAALLCRDLETGRTVRADGGLVLVDTKTCGRLTEADRLLTGYGLQAAEFTKYCAGLSALRPHLYANHWHGAVRTAFPTAAA from the coding sequence GTGATACCCGCCGTACGAGCCATCGCGCGCGCCGCGATGGCCGCCCGACCGGTTCCGCTGGCCGAGGTCCAGGCCCGCGCCGAACTCCTCGCCCGCTACAGCAGCACCTACCTCGTCCCGGTCGAGGTCTTCGCCGCCTTCGCGGCCGAACTCACCGACCGGCGGCGCCCCGGCGGCCCGTTCGCGGTGCTGTGCATCAACGGCCGCCGCTGGTTCCGCTACCACTCCCTCTACTACGACACCCCCGACCTGCGCTCCTTCCACGACCACCGGCAGCGCAACCGGCTCCGCTTCAAGATCCGCGAACGGCTCTACGCCGACACCGGAGAGCGGCAGTTCGAGATCAAGCTCAAGGGGCGGCACGGCGAAACGGTCAAACACCGCCAGCCGCTGATGCCCGGCGCCGCGGCCCTGGGAGACGCCCCGCGCGGCTTCCTCGCCTCCGTGCTCGACCGCACGTACGGCATCCAGGCCCCCACCCAGCTGGGCCGCTCCCTGGAGACCGACTACCAGCGGACGACCTTCGTGGCGGACGGCCAGCGCGTCACCTGCGACGCGGCCCTCCTCTGCCGCGACCTGGAGACCGGCCGCACCGTACGGGCCGACGGCGGGCTGGTCCTCGTCGACACGAAGACCTGCGGGCGGCTCACCGAGGCCGACCGGCTGCTGACGGGATACGGGCTCCAGGCAGCCGAGTTCACCAAGTACTGCGCCGGATTATCGGCGCTGCGGCCCCATCTGTACGCCAACCACTGGCACGGGGCGGTCCGCACCGCCTTTCCCACAGCGGCGGCCTGA
- a CDS encoding aspartate aminotransferase family protein yields MTTKHPDPSAGAAVKAADRAHVFHSWSAQGLIDPLPVAGAEGSYFWDYDGNRYLDFSSQLVNTNIGHQHPKVVAAIQEQAGKLCTLAPGFAVDVRSEAARLIAERTPGDLDKIFFTNGGAEAVENAVRMARLHTGRAKVLSTYRSYHGATAAAINLTGDPRRWPSDTASAGVVHFWGPFLYRSPFHAENEAQECERALAHLEETIAFEGPQSIAAIILETVPGTAGIMVPPPGYLAGVREICDRHGIVFILDEVMAGFGRTGRWFAADHFGVTPDLLTFAKGVNSGYVPLGGVAISAEIAATFDQRPYPGGLTYSGHPLACASAVATLNAMAEERIVENAAEIGETVIGPALRAIAERHPSVGEVRGMGVFWALDLVKNKATREPLVPYNASGAANAPMAEFAAACKRGGLWPFVNMNRTHVVPACTVTEAEAKEGLAALDEALTAADAHTA; encoded by the coding sequence GTGACCACGAAGCACCCCGACCCCTCCGCCGGCGCCGCAGTCAAGGCCGCCGACCGCGCGCACGTCTTCCACTCATGGTCCGCACAGGGCCTGATCGACCCGCTGCCGGTCGCCGGTGCCGAGGGCTCGTACTTCTGGGACTACGACGGCAACCGCTACCTCGACTTCTCCTCCCAGCTGGTCAACACCAACATCGGCCACCAGCACCCCAAGGTCGTCGCGGCCATCCAGGAGCAGGCCGGCAAGCTCTGCACGCTCGCCCCGGGCTTCGCCGTGGACGTCCGCTCCGAGGCCGCCCGGCTGATCGCCGAGCGCACCCCCGGCGACCTCGACAAGATCTTCTTCACCAACGGCGGTGCCGAGGCCGTGGAGAACGCGGTCCGGATGGCCCGGCTGCACACCGGCCGCGCCAAGGTGCTGTCCACCTACCGCTCGTACCACGGCGCCACCGCCGCCGCGATCAACCTGACCGGCGACCCGCGCCGCTGGCCCTCCGACACCGCCTCGGCCGGCGTCGTCCACTTCTGGGGCCCGTTCCTCTACCGCTCGCCGTTCCACGCGGAGAACGAGGCCCAGGAGTGCGAGCGCGCCCTGGCCCACCTGGAAGAGACCATCGCCTTCGAGGGCCCGCAGTCGATCGCCGCGATCATCCTGGAGACCGTCCCGGGCACCGCCGGGATCATGGTCCCGCCGCCCGGCTACCTCGCCGGCGTCCGCGAGATCTGCGACCGCCACGGCATCGTCTTCATCCTCGACGAGGTGATGGCCGGCTTCGGCCGTACCGGCCGCTGGTTCGCCGCCGACCACTTCGGCGTCACCCCCGACCTGCTCACCTTCGCCAAGGGCGTCAACTCCGGCTACGTACCGCTGGGCGGCGTCGCCATCAGCGCCGAGATCGCCGCCACCTTCGACCAGCGGCCCTACCCCGGCGGCCTGACCTACTCCGGCCACCCGCTGGCCTGCGCCTCCGCCGTCGCCACCCTCAACGCGATGGCCGAGGAGCGGATCGTGGAGAACGCCGCGGAGATCGGCGAGACGGTGATCGGCCCGGCGCTGCGCGCCATCGCCGAGCGCCACCCCTCGGTCGGCGAGGTCCGCGGCATGGGCGTCTTCTGGGCCCTGGACCTGGTGAAGAACAAGGCGACCCGCGAACCGCTGGTGCCCTACAACGCGTCCGGCGCCGCCAACGCCCCGATGGCCGAATTCGCCGCGGCCTGCAAGCGCGGCGGCCTGTGGCCCTTCGTGAACATGAACCGGACGCATGTCGTCCCGGCCTGCACCGTCACCGAGGCCGAGGCCAAGGAGGGCCTGGCCGCCCTCGACGAGGCGCTGACCGCCGCGGACGCGCACACCGCCTGA
- a CDS encoding GntR family transcriptional regulator, whose amino-acid sequence MAAGGESSVIRRSTLRQQIADALRDEVLAGRLPCGHPFTVKEIADQYGVSATPVREALLDLCAQGLLDVEQHRGFKVHAFTADDFRAMVEARTLIIEGIFRSGAERALLATPAEVLISVRRRAEEAERAARAGDLDVLIGYDLRFWRELSGIVKNPYISDFLDRLRVQTWMFAVPLLRREPQLRGRLWHGHSELADALLRHDLPDAQRLIAEYNEHSLALVGRPG is encoded by the coding sequence ATGGCCGCCGGCGGAGAGAGCTCAGTCATACGGCGCAGCACCCTGCGCCAGCAGATCGCCGACGCGCTGCGCGACGAGGTGCTGGCCGGCCGGCTGCCGTGCGGCCACCCCTTCACCGTCAAGGAGATCGCCGACCAGTACGGCGTCTCCGCGACGCCGGTGCGCGAGGCGCTGCTCGACCTGTGCGCCCAGGGCCTGCTGGACGTCGAGCAGCACCGCGGCTTCAAGGTGCACGCCTTCACCGCCGACGACTTCCGCGCCATGGTCGAGGCTCGCACCCTGATCATCGAGGGCATCTTCCGCAGCGGCGCCGAACGGGCCCTGCTGGCCACCCCCGCCGAGGTGCTGATCTCCGTCCGGCGCCGCGCCGAGGAGGCCGAGCGCGCCGCGCGGGCCGGCGACCTGGACGTCCTCATCGGCTACGACCTGCGGTTCTGGCGCGAGCTGAGCGGCATCGTCAAGAACCCCTACATCAGCGACTTCCTCGACCGGCTCCGCGTCCAGACCTGGATGTTCGCGGTGCCCCTGCTGCGCCGCGAGCCGCAGCTGAGGGGCCGCCTCTGGCACGGCCACAGCGAACTCGCCGACGCCCTCCTGCGGCACGACCTGCCGGACGCCCAGCGGCTGATCGCCGAGTACAACGAGCACTCCCTCGCTCTCGTCGGAAGGCCCGGGTAG